Below is a window of Thermodesulfobacteriota bacterium DNA.
AGGGAAGGCCTGACGATATAAAAAATGACGAGCGGGTGATCAGGGCCTATCTCGGAGAGGAATGATGCTCAAAGTACAGAATATCGATGTGGTTTACATGAAGGTTATCCAGGTACTCAAAGGGATCTCCTTCGAATTGAAAGAGGGTCAAATGGTGGCCCTTTTAGGGGCAAACGGCGCTGGAAAAACAACGACCCTCAAGGCCATATCTGGCATGTTGAAAACCGAAGACGGGGAAGTAACAAACGGTTCCATCTATTTCGATGGAAAAAGGATAGATAACCTTTCACCTGAAGATGTGGCGCAGCTAGGTATAAGTCAGGTAATGGAAGGAAGAAGAGTATTGGAACATTTAACTGTGGAAGAAAACCTCTTTATAGGTGCATACCGCAGAAAGGACAAAAAAGGGGTAAAAGAAGATATCGAAAGGGTCTACAATTGGTTTCCCAGACTTAAGGATCTCCGCACTCAAATAAGCGGTTACTTATCAGGTGGCGAACAGCAGATGCTCGTTATAGGTAGGGCATTCATGGCCCGGCCAAAACTTATGCTTCTCGATGAACCCTCTTTAGGGCTTGCACCCCTTGTCGTCAAAGAGATATTCCAGATCATAAAAAGGATAAATGAAGAGACTAATATGTCTATATTACTCGTAGAGCAGAACGCTAAAGCAGCTTTGGAGGTGGCCCAATACGGGTACGTTTTGGAGAATGGGCGGATCGTCTTTGGTGGTCCATCTTCTATCTTGAAAGACAACGATATGGTAAGGGAGTTCTACATGGGGATCTCTTCTTCCGGTAAAAAAAAGGGCTTCAGAGAACTCAAGGCCTATAGGAGGAAGAAGAGGTGGGTGTTCTAGCCCATCTTTTCAAAAAGGGTGACACTATCCCAAAGATCTTGCAGCATAATGCTGAAACTGAAGGTGGAAAGCCTGCTCTTATGGAAAAAAAACAGGGAGTTTGGCATGTACTGAGCTTTGCTGATTACTACGCAAATGTAAGAAAGATAGCGCTTGGTCTTAGGTCGGTTGGGTTTGAGGAGGGTGAAATTGCGATAATAATTGGGGATACTAGTTCTGAGTGGTATTTTGTAGAACTTGCCATATACTCTTTGGGGGGAATCGCCCTGGGTATGTCTCCTGACTCAGCGCCAGACTATCTCCTACATATGGCAAAAAGATGGAATGTCCGTTACATTTTCGCTCAGGATCAGGAGCAAGTCGACAAAGTACTCCAAATAAAGGAGGGTCTTCGCTCTCTTAAAAAGGTTGTGTACTGGAGATACAGGGGTTTGGGAAACTATAAAGATGACATCCTTTTAGGGATTAGAGAACTAGTAAGGATGGGTGAGGAAGAAAAAAAGTCCGAGACTCTATTCGAAGAGATAGTTAAAAAAACAAAGTCCGAAAACCCTTGCACAATAGTTTATACAAGTGGATACAGTGGAAAACCGAAAGGCGTTTTGCACTCTTCTTACTCTATCCTGGAAAACTTAAAGAAGTATCTCGAAAGGGAGTTTCCAAATGGACATGATCGGTTGATCCCGCTTTTTCCTCCAGTTGGACTTGTGGAAAAATTATTCTCGATTGGGTTTCATCTTTTGAGCTCTTCTATCCTTTCCATCCCCGAAAGTCCGCAGACCTTCCTAAGGGATATGAGAGAGGTAAAACCAACTTTAGTTTTTCTTCCTGCACATGCGTGGGAAAAGTTGGTAAGCAAGGTCGAAGAAAGGATTAGAGAGTCGGATAGGCTAAAAAGGGGAGTCTATAGCTTCTTTATGAAAGGAGAAGCTCCCCAAAAACCGCCATACATCCCAAGGATTTTAAGGTCCTTTGGCCACCTTTTTCTTTTTAGCCACCTAAAAAGGCATCTTGGTCTTTCCTGCACAAGGCTTGCATACAATGTGGGACCTCTTCTAAGCGGTCAAGTCTTTGAGTTTTATCGTAGGATAGGGGTTCCTCTTAGGAACCTTTATTGGACTACTGAAACAGGATTTATATCAGCTTCCAAGGATGATTCAAAAAGACCGGAATCTCAAGGGATACCATTTGGCGATATCGGTGTGGGTTTATCGGAAGATGGCGAAATCATTTTAAAAAGTGGACACAACTTCAAAGGATACGCCGATTCAAGCACTGAAGGCTTTACTTTGAAAAACGGCGTATTTTATACAGGTGATTTTGGTACTGTCGAGAACGAAAACGAGATAGTTTTAAAGGGGCGAGCAATCGAGGTTACCCTCAACCCTCTTTACAACCTACCGGTTCAGATTGTAGAAAGTTCTATAAGGCTCAACCCTTATGTAAAGGATGTGTGGATATTTAAGGGAGTAAAAAGAGAAGCCTTATACGCTATAGTGTTACTCGATGACGAACACACAAGAAGAGTTGCAGTAGATATGGGACTCCAGTATCTCGACCCATTGGATTTGTGCCAAAAGAAAGAGATTGCTGATCTCGTAAGGCAGGTGCTAAGAAAGAACAAAGACGTTAAAATAGAGAGGTACGTTGTTCTTCCTGAGGCATTTTGCGTTGAAGGTGAAACTATCTCTTTAAGAAGAGAACTAAGAAAAGGGTATTTGCGAATCGTTTATAAGGAGCTCCTAGAAGGAATCGATTCGGGTCAAGAAAAAGTGCCTATTTTATTACCAAAGACGAAACAAGAAAAAGAAGTAACCGTAAATATTGTCCACGGGGTTGATCAATGACTTTTTTTCTTCAACTGGTTGTAACAGGATTTGCTTTGGGTATGATATACGCCCTTGTGGCCATAGGTTTCGTTATCATCTTTAAAAATTCGAACGCGTTTAACATCGCGCAAGGTCACTTTGTAATGTTAGGTGGTTATCTTGGATACACATTCCTTGTGATCTTAGGTATGCCCCTTTGGGCCAGTATCTTTTTCACGATGGCCATAGCAGCACTTGGAGGGATAATAATCGAAAGGATTGCCCTAAGACCGCTTATAGGTCAGCCCATAATCTCTGTGATTATGATGACGATCGCCCTTTCAAGTATAATTGAGGGAATCGTTACCCTCGTTTGGGGAGGAGAATACAAAACGTACCACGGAGTATTACCTACACTCACCATAAAAGTGGGCGAGATATCGATACCTTCTGAGCCATCCATTGGGCTTTTTGTTTCTGCCGTTTCTGTTACCATCCTTCTTCTCTTTTATCACTACACGAAGATGGGACTTGCCATGAGAGCGACTGCAGATGATCTACACGTTGTCCAGAGCATGGGAATAAGGGCCACAACTGTCTATGCACTCTCTTGGGTTATAGCATTTGTCGTTGGTGTAATAGGCGGTATATTGCTCGGAGCAATATCTGGTGTTATGACTCCCCTTGCCGAGATAGGTCTTAAAGCTTTAACTGTTGCGCTTCTTGGCGGACTTAACTCTATTGGGGGTGCAATCCCCGCAGGGATCATAATAGGGGTTCTCGAAAACGTATCGGCCGGATATTTTGATCCACTTTTACCAAGAGGGGGTCTTGCCAGTGTCTTTCCTTTCATAGTAATGCTCATCGTTTTGATTTTCAAACCCCACGGGTTATTCGGACTTAAAAAGATCGAGAGGATATGAAGATGGAAAGTTTTTACAAAGAGAGACTGAACTTATTTAAGACGAAAAAAGATTGGGCCCTCTTTATCACACTTATCGCGTCCATCGCAGTTTGTCCTCTTTTTCTCTCCGACAGGGTACTTACGATACTTACGATGATTGGAATCTCAGTCATCAGCGTCCATGGGCTTAACCTCCTTACGGGGTACTGTGGACAGGTATCGTTGGGACACGTGGGGTTTATGGCGGTCGGTGGGTATATTTCTGCGGTCCTTACATCAAAGCTCGGTTTTCCTTTTATTGTTGCTCTTCCACTTGCAACATTGGGGGCTGGTCTAGTCGGTCTGATATTCGGTCTTCCTTCACTTAGAATTAAAGGGTTTTACCTCATCATGTCGACAGTGGCAGCCCATTTCATAGTCATATGGTTTGTCATTCAGCTCCATGATATAACAGGAGGATCGGACGGTCTTGCAGTCCCAAAGCCTAGGATAGGTCCGCTCGTCTTTGACACTAAGGGTAAGTATCTTTATCTTGTTGCGTTCTTTGCAATTCTGTCAACTATTGTGGCTCACAATATCGCAAGAAGTAGGGTTGGACGCGCGTTTATAGCGATAAGGGATCATGAAATTGCAGCCGAGGTGATGGGAATAAACCTGTGGAGTTATAAGCTTCAGGCTTTTTTTATTGGATGTGTATACGCCGGATTGGCCGGTGCTTTGCTTGTCCACTATTATGGCTTTGCAAGCGTCGATCAGTTTCCCTTTATCGATTCGGTCTGGTATTTGGCCATGCTAATCGTTGGGGGTATGGGAAGCACATTCGGAGCGGTTCTTGGAGCAATCTCTTTAAAGCTTCTCGATGAACTTGTAACGATAGTTGGACCCTTTCTTGCAAAAATGTTTCCTGCGGTTGCTGCCCAATTTGCAGCATCTTTAAGCCTGATAGTAAGAGGTTTGATCATCGCTGTCTTTCTAATCTTCGAACCTAGGGGACTCTTACATACCTGGGGACTTGTAAAATCCTATTTCCGACTTTGGCCATTTTCAAAGGAGGCAGCCGAATGAAGGGGGTGAAATGAAAGTAGAACTAAAAATTTTACTAAGAAAGGGGGTCAAAAAATGACAAAAAGGTTTCTCTTTATTTTTGCAGCCGCAATTGCCATTCTTGTCACTTTCGTTTTTCCTTCTCAGGCCGCAAAGAAGCTCTACATTGGCGGGTCTTTCGCTCTGACGGGTGCTTATGCGGAAGACGTGGCAGCCGTTCTTGCCGGATTTGAGGACTATGCAAAATACGTAAACGAAACAAAGAGACTTGCTCCTTGGAGAAAGGAAACGTGGCCCAAAGATATTACAATTGAGGTTCTCTGGAGAGACGATGAGCTTAAACCTGCAAAGGCTCTTTCAATTTACGATGAGCTAAAAGCAAAAGGAATGTTGGTATTTAGGGTATCTGGCTCGCCCCAAGCTCTCGCACTCAAAGACAAGCTGTACGAGGACAGAATGATGGCAACAAGCATGGCAACCGGTCCTTATCTTATGAAGCCAAAACCTGGAACAATACTGAGCTACTATCCTATATACACGGACAGTCTCGCTGCTGCCGCGGATTGGTTTAAGGATAACTGGAAGGAGACAAGAAAACCGAGAGTCGCCTATCTTACCGCGGATAACCCAATGGGTAAGTCCATAGAAATTCCCGAAATGGAAGCCTACCTTAAAAAGATTGGTTACGAATTCGTGGGTAGGCAGTATGTGCCACTCGTTCCTACCGCTCCTCCAACAACTCAGCTTATGTGGCTAAAAGAGAACAGAGTCGATTTAGCACTTGGCGTCATGATAAACCCCGGCTCTCAGCCGACGATAAAAGAAGCGGTGAGGCTTGGCATGGGACCACACCTAGATTACAAAATCACATTCGCCATGGCGACCCCTAGCCATCTTCAGGTATTTCTTCCCGCAATGGGGGAACTGGGTGAGGGGTTTGTCGTCGCAGGAGGCTTCCCACCATGGGATGATCCATCTCCAGGCGTAAAGTTTCTGCATGAGCTTCAAAGCAAGTATCGTCCGACAAAAAGGGTAACCCATGTCATGTACATGGCAGGGGTCTTGGAAGCTATGATTCAGGTTGAGGCTGTAAGACTGGCAATGGAACTTGTGCCATTTGAAAAGTTAAGACCTGTCGATGTTCTAGAAAAGGGTGCCTGGAGAATAAAAAATTTGGACACAGGTGGGCTTACACCTACCCCTCTCACCTACGGACCGGAAAAGGTTGAAGGAATCGATGCAGCAAGGGTGGATCAGATTAGAAAGGGAAGAATCGTAAATGTGGGAGTTTATCCTTTAAGACACCTATTCTGAAATGTTAAAGGGCCTGGCCAAACCAGGCCCTTTCTTGTGACTTTTTGCTCATAAAAATTTGCCGTTTAGAATTGTACTCTTGACAAATCTCACGAAGTGTTTTATAAAACTATAAAAATGAAATTTCCTCCCAAGCCCTTAAACGGGCTTTTTTAATCTCACGAGGAGAATCCATGGGGCTTAAAAATTACGACGAGTTGAAGAAGCTTATCGATATCGGTTTAGAAAAGGGTTATCTTACGCCAGATGAAATAAACGACTATTTACCTCACAATATATACTCCCCTGAAGAGATCGAGGACATATTCGATTATATCACAGCCGCAAACATAGATATAGCCGAGACAATCAAGGAAAAGGTAGAGCCTGCAGAAGAAACGAAAGAGTGGGAAGATATAGACAGGCTTTCCGGTGAAAAGACGGACAACATAATATGGGCCTACCTTAAGGACATAGGAAAAGTTTCACTACTCACTCCCGAGGAAGAATACGAGATCGCAAAAAAGATAGAGGAGGGTGAACGAAAGATAAGGAACCTCCTATTCCGAATTCCGCAGGCTATTGTACATCTTGACGATCTGCAAGTTCAGCTGAAGAAGGGAACTATAAGCGTAATAGACGTCTTAAAGAACATTGATGAGCTAAACTACACGAAAAGGGATGAGGAAAAGCACAAAAAGAGGGCAATAAGCCTCATAACCACTATAAAGAGTATCTACGAGAAAAAGAGTCTTATCGAAAAGGAGCTCTTAAGTCCCAATTGTATCAACAGAAAACAGTTAGAAAAGAAGCTCACTAAACTTATGGGCAAGTTTGAGGAGAGTCTAACGAGTCTCAACCTTACTCGAAAGGTCATAGAAGATATAACAAGAAAAATTGAAAAGGAAGTAGACTTCTTGGACGAAGATGAAAAAAGGAATGCCCGCGAAATTCTCAACGAAATTAACAAGACCGAAAAGGAGTTGAAAGAAGTCAAAAATAGGCTTATCCAGGCAAATTTAAGGCTCGTTATAAACATAGCTAAGAAGTATTTGAACAGAGGTCTTTCTTTCTTAGATCTCGTCCAGGAAGGAAACATGGGTCTTATGAAGGCCGCGGAAAAATACGATTATCAGAAGGGGTACAAGTTCTCAACTTACTCTACATGGTGGATAAGACAGGCCATAACCAGATCCATTGCTGATTACGCAAGAACAATAAGGGTTCCGGTCCATGTCTTGGAGACTATGAACAAGATAAGCAAGGTTACCATATCACTATTTCAGGAACTCGGTCGTGAACCAACAATCGAAGAGATATCCAAAAAAGCAGGTCTTCCGGTTGAGAAAGTTCGTAAAATTATGCGTGTATCCAACGAACCGATCTCTATAGAAACTCCGATAGGAGACGATGATTCCAAGCTCGGTGATTTCATAGCGGACCCGAAATCTCCTTCCCCCTTAAATGAACTCATAAAGATATCTCTAAAGGAAGAGATTGACAAGGTCCTTGCGACGCTAACTCCAAGAGAGGAGAAGGTGATCCGTATGAGGCTGGGTATAGGAGAGAAAACCGATTATACTTTAGAAGAAGTCGGTGAGGTTTTCGGATTAACAAGGGAGCGCATCCGCCAAATAGAGGCAAAAGCTCTAAGAAAACTAAAACATCCATCCAGAAGGAAAAGACTCGAGAGTTTTCTTGAGTGATCTTTAACCTTCCAAAATCTCTCTGACCTTTTTCCTAATATTTTCGAGTTTCTCTCTGCTTGCGGGGACAATCTGCATAAATGATGGATCTATTGTGTCTTTGGGTCTAAATCCCTGAACCTTAAGAACCTTTGCTCCCTTTAAGAACCTGGCAACCTCATATATGTCTTCTTCTTCGTGGAATGAAGGAACAAAGGTTATACGAAATTCATAGTCTATCGGTGAGCTTTTTAGGAACTCGACTGTCCTTTCAATTCGTTTCTTTTCAATAGATAACCCGCACCATTTCTCGTATCTGTCTATCGGTCCCTTGATATCCATCGAAATAGAGTCTATAAGACCCCGCTCAACAACGTTTTTTATAACCTCTGTCAAATATCCGTTCGTATCAAGCTTCACCTTAAACCCGTCCTCTTTGAAGATCTGCAAAAGGTACAGTAGTCCATCATGGATTGTCGGTTCTCCACCAGTTATAACCACTCTGTCTATCCACTTTCGATATCTTTTCAGCCTGCCTCTCACGTAGCTCAGGGGCATGTCACTTAACTTGCCGGGAAAAAGGACAAGATCCCTATTGTGACAAAAAGGACATCTGAAATTGCATCCCCCTAAAAATATGACGGCGCACATGTAGCCATCCCAATCGATAAAACTGGTATCTAAAAATCCTTTCACAGGTAAATTACAGATTTTTGACAGCACGTATGACCTCCGAAAAAGAAGGCACAGAACCGAGCCACTTTTTTATTCCATTTTCTTCTTTACTTTCGATCACTATTGATGGTACAGAAAAAACTCCATAAAATGCAGCCTC
It encodes the following:
- a CDS encoding anaerobic ribonucleoside-triphosphate reductase activating protein; amino-acid sequence: MKGFLDTSFIDWDGYMCAVIFLGGCNFRCPFCHNRDLVLFPGKLSDMPLSYVRGRLKRYRKWIDRVVITGGEPTIHDGLLYLLQIFKEDGFKVKLDTNGYLTEVIKNVVERGLIDSISMDIKGPIDRYEKWCGLSIEKKRIERTVEFLKSSPIDYEFRITFVPSFHEEEDIYEVARFLKGAKVLKVQGFRPKDTIDPSFMQIVPASREKLENIRKKVREILEG
- a CDS encoding AMP-binding protein — translated: MGVLAHLFKKGDTIPKILQHNAETEGGKPALMEKKQGVWHVLSFADYYANVRKIALGLRSVGFEEGEIAIIIGDTSSEWYFVELAIYSLGGIALGMSPDSAPDYLLHMAKRWNVRYIFAQDQEQVDKVLQIKEGLRSLKKVVYWRYRGLGNYKDDILLGIRELVRMGEEEKKSETLFEEIVKKTKSENPCTIVYTSGYSGKPKGVLHSSYSILENLKKYLEREFPNGHDRLIPLFPPVGLVEKLFSIGFHLLSSSILSIPESPQTFLRDMREVKPTLVFLPAHAWEKLVSKVEERIRESDRLKRGVYSFFMKGEAPQKPPYIPRILRSFGHLFLFSHLKRHLGLSCTRLAYNVGPLLSGQVFEFYRRIGVPLRNLYWTTETGFISASKDDSKRPESQGIPFGDIGVGLSEDGEIILKSGHNFKGYADSSTEGFTLKNGVFYTGDFGTVENENEIVLKGRAIEVTLNPLYNLPVQIVESSIRLNPYVKDVWIFKGVKREALYAIVLLDDEHTRRVAVDMGLQYLDPLDLCQKKEIADLVRQVLRKNKDVKIERYVVLPEAFCVEGETISLRRELRKGYLRIVYKELLEGIDSGQEKVPILLPKTKQEKEVTVNIVHGVDQ
- a CDS encoding ABC transporter substrate-binding protein, whose product is MTKRFLFIFAAAIAILVTFVFPSQAAKKLYIGGSFALTGAYAEDVAAVLAGFEDYAKYVNETKRLAPWRKETWPKDITIEVLWRDDELKPAKALSIYDELKAKGMLVFRVSGSPQALALKDKLYEDRMMATSMATGPYLMKPKPGTILSYYPIYTDSLAAAADWFKDNWKETRKPRVAYLTADNPMGKSIEIPEMEAYLKKIGYEFVGRQYVPLVPTAPPTTQLMWLKENRVDLALGVMINPGSQPTIKEAVRLGMGPHLDYKITFAMATPSHLQVFLPAMGELGEGFVVAGGFPPWDDPSPGVKFLHELQSKYRPTKRVTHVMYMAGVLEAMIQVEAVRLAMELVPFEKLRPVDVLEKGAWRIKNLDTGGLTPTPLTYGPEKVEGIDAARVDQIRKGRIVNVGVYPLRHLF
- a CDS encoding branched-chain amino acid ABC transporter permease gives rise to the protein MTFFLQLVVTGFALGMIYALVAIGFVIIFKNSNAFNIAQGHFVMLGGYLGYTFLVILGMPLWASIFFTMAIAALGGIIIERIALRPLIGQPIISVIMMTIALSSIIEGIVTLVWGGEYKTYHGVLPTLTIKVGEISIPSEPSIGLFVSAVSVTILLLFYHYTKMGLAMRATADDLHVVQSMGIRATTVYALSWVIAFVVGVIGGILLGAISGVMTPLAEIGLKALTVALLGGLNSIGGAIPAGIIIGVLENVSAGYFDPLLPRGGLASVFPFIVMLIVLIFKPHGLFGLKKIERI
- a CDS encoding branched-chain amino acid ABC transporter permease, with protein sequence MESFYKERLNLFKTKKDWALFITLIASIAVCPLFLSDRVLTILTMIGISVISVHGLNLLTGYCGQVSLGHVGFMAVGGYISAVLTSKLGFPFIVALPLATLGAGLVGLIFGLPSLRIKGFYLIMSTVAAHFIVIWFVIQLHDITGGSDGLAVPKPRIGPLVFDTKGKYLYLVAFFAILSTIVAHNIARSRVGRAFIAIRDHEIAAEVMGINLWSYKLQAFFIGCVYAGLAGALLVHYYGFASVDQFPFIDSVWYLAMLIVGGMGSTFGAVLGAISLKLLDELVTIVGPFLAKMFPAVAAQFAASLSLIVRGLIIAVFLIFEPRGLLHTWGLVKSYFRLWPFSKEAAE
- the rpoD gene encoding RNA polymerase sigma factor RpoD, producing the protein MGLKNYDELKKLIDIGLEKGYLTPDEINDYLPHNIYSPEEIEDIFDYITAANIDIAETIKEKVEPAEETKEWEDIDRLSGEKTDNIIWAYLKDIGKVSLLTPEEEYEIAKKIEEGERKIRNLLFRIPQAIVHLDDLQVQLKKGTISVIDVLKNIDELNYTKRDEEKHKKRAISLITTIKSIYEKKSLIEKELLSPNCINRKQLEKKLTKLMGKFEESLTSLNLTRKVIEDITRKIEKEVDFLDEDEKRNAREILNEINKTEKELKEVKNRLIQANLRLVINIAKKYLNRGLSFLDLVQEGNMGLMKAAEKYDYQKGYKFSTYSTWWIRQAITRSIADYARTIRVPVHVLETMNKISKVTISLFQELGREPTIEEISKKAGLPVEKVRKIMRVSNEPISIETPIGDDDSKLGDFIADPKSPSPLNELIKISLKEEIDKVLATLTPREEKVIRMRLGIGEKTDYTLEEVGEVFGLTRERIRQIEAKALRKLKHPSRRKRLESFLE
- a CDS encoding glutaredoxin family protein — encoded protein: MGKIKIFYKNGCPQCSETVRLKRYLTQERIPFEEYDIETAEGLAEAAFYGVFSVPSIVIESKEENGIKKWLGSVPSFSEVIRAVKNL
- a CDS encoding ABC transporter ATP-binding protein — protein: MLKVQNIDVVYMKVIQVLKGISFELKEGQMVALLGANGAGKTTTLKAISGMLKTEDGEVTNGSIYFDGKRIDNLSPEDVAQLGISQVMEGRRVLEHLTVEENLFIGAYRRKDKKGVKEDIERVYNWFPRLKDLRTQISGYLSGGEQQMLVIGRAFMARPKLMLLDEPSLGLAPLVVKEIFQIIKRINEETNMSILLVEQNAKAALEVAQYGYVLENGRIVFGGPSSILKDNDMVREFYMGISSSGKKKGFRELKAYRRKKRWVF